One region of Tamandua tetradactyla isolate mTamTet1 chromosome 6, mTamTet1.pri, whole genome shotgun sequence genomic DNA includes:
- the CDK5R1 gene encoding cyclin-dependent kinase 5 activator 1 — protein MGTVLSLSPSYRKATLFEDGAATVGHYTAVQNSKNAKDKNLKRHSIISVLPWKRIVAVSAKKKNSKKVQPNSSYQNNITHLNNENLKKSLSCANLSTFAQPPPAQPPAAPTSQLSGSQTGVSSSVKKAPHPAVTSAGTPKRVIVQASTSELLRCLGEFLCRRCYRLKHLSPTDPVLWLRSVDRSLLLQGWQDQGFITPANVVFLYMLCRDVISSEVGSDHELQAVLLTCLYLSYSYMGNEISYPLKPFLVESCKEAFWDRCLSVINLMSSKMLQINADPHYFTQVFSDLKNESGQEDKKRLLLGLDR, from the coding sequence ATGGGCACGGTGCTGTCCCTGTCCCCCAGCTACCGGAAGGCCACGCTTTTTGAGGATGGCGCGGCCACAGTGGGCCACTACACGGCCGTGCAGAACAGCAAGAACGCCAAGGACAAGAACCTGAAGCGGCACTCCATCATCTCCGTGCTGCCGTGGAAGAGGATCGTGGCCGTTTCGGCCAAGAAGAAGAACTCGAAAAAGGTGCAACCCAACAGCAGCTACCAGAACAACATTACGCACCTCAACAATGAAAACCTGAAGAAGTCGCTGTCGTGCGCCAACCTGTCCACCTTCGCCCAGCCCCCACCGGCCCAGCCGCCTGCAGCCCCTACCAGCCAGCTCTCGGGCTCCCAAACCGGGGTTTCCTCCTCTGTCAAGAAGGCTCCGCATCCTGCTGTCACCTCCGCAGGGACACCCAAACGGGTCATCGTCCAGGCGTCCACCAGCGAGCTGCTGCGCTGCCTGGGTGAGTTTCTCTGCCGCCGGTGCTACCGCCTCAAGCACCTGTCCCCCACGGACCCTGTGCTCTGGCTGCGCAGTGTGGACCGCTCGCTGCTTCTGCAGGGCTGGCAGGACCAGGGCTTCATCACGCCGGCCAACGTGGTCTTCCTCTACATGCTCTGCAGGGATGTTATCTCCTCCGAGGTGGGCTCAGACCACGAGCTCCAGGCTGTCCTGCTGACCTGCCTGTACCTCTCCTACTCCTACATGGGCAATGAAATCTCCTACCCACTCAAGCCCTTCTTGGTGGAGAGCTGCAAGGAGGCCTTTTGGGACCGGTGCCTCTCGGTCATCAACCTCATGAGCTCCAAGATGCTGCAGATCAACGCCGACCCGCACTACTTCACACAGGTGTTCTCCGACCTGAAGAATGAGAGTGGCCAGGAGGACAAGAAGCGGCTCCTCCTGGGGCTAGATCGGTGA